Genomic window (Polaromonas sp. JS666):
ATTTGCGTAGATTTACTGACTGGGGTTTTCCCCCGCAACGGCCTACAATCGCAGACCTTACAAGAAATTGACGGTCATACCGACCGTTTCTGCTGGAGACCCCCTAGATGCCGACACCCACCGCCGCGACGCCCGACAACCGTGACGAAAAACGCGCAGAACTGCGCCGCGCCGCGCTCGAATACCACGAGTTTCCCACCCCCGGCAAACTGGCCATCGCAGCCACCAAGCAACTCACCAACCAGCGCGACCTGGCGCTGGCCTACTCGCCCGGCGTGGCGGCGCCCTGCGAGGAAATTGTCAAGGACCCGAACGCGGCCTTCAAATACACCAGCCGCGGCAACCTGGTGGCAGTGGTGACCAACGGCACGGCAGTGCTGGGCCTGGGCGACATCGGCCCGCTGGCGTCCAAGCCGGTGATGGAAGGCAAGGCGGTTTTGTTCAAGAAGTTTGCCGGTGTTGATGTGTTCGACATCGAAATCGACGAAAAGGACCCGGCCAAACTGGTCGACATCATCGCCGCGCTGGAACCGACCTTTGGCGCCATCAACCTGGAAGACATCAAGGCGCCCGACTGTTTTTACGTGGAGCGTGAACTGCGCAAGCGGATGAAGATACCGGTGTTCCACGACGACCAGCATGGCACGGCCATCACGGTGGGCGCGGCGGTGCTGAATGCGCTGAAAGTCGTGGGCAAGGACCTGAAACAGGTCAAGCTGGTGACCTCAGGCGCGGGCGCGGCGGCGCTGGCCTGCCTCGGGCTGCTGATCAAACTCGGCATTCCGCGCGAAAACATCTATGTGACCGACCTGGCCGGCGTGGTCTATGAAGGCCGCACCGAACTGATGGATGAAGACAAGATCCAGTTCGCGCAAAAAACGTCGGCCCGCACCCTGGGTGAAATCATCGAAGGCGCGGACATCTTTTTGGGTCTTTCGGCAGGTGGTGTGCTCAAGAAGGAGATGGTCAAGAAGATGGCGGCCAAGCCCATCATTCTGGCCCTGGCCAACCCCAATCCGGAGATATCGCCAGAAGACGTCAAATCGGTGCGTGATGACGCCATTATGGCAACAGGTCGGACTGATTACCCGAACCAGGTCAACAACGTCCTGTGCTTCCCCTATATTTTCCGGGGTGCCCTGGACGCCGGCGCGTCAACCATCACCATCGAGATGGAAATTGCCGCAGTGCACGCGATTGCCGAGCTGGCCCAGGCCGAGCAGAGTGAGGTGGTGGCGGCCGCCTACGTCGGCGAGAAGCTCACCTTCGGACCGGACTACCTGATTCCCAAGCCCTTCGATCCTCGCCTCATGATGAAGATTGCGCCGGCCGTGGCCAAGGCGGCTGCCGACAGCGGCGTAGCCCTGCGGCCGATCCAGGACATGACCGCCTACCGCGAGAAGCTGCAAAGTTTTGTCTATGCCTCCGGCACCGTGATGAAACCGATCTTTGCCTCGGCCAAGACGGCGGCCCGCAAGCGCGTGGCCTATGCCGAGGGCGAGGAAGAGCGCGTGCTGCGCGCCTGCCAGATCGTGGTGGACGAGAACCTGGCGCGCCCGACCCTGATCGGCCGGCCCGCGATCATTGCCCAGCGCATTGAAAAGTTTGGCCTGCGCCTGAAGCAGGACCTCGACTACGACGTGGTCAATGTCGAGCAGGACCACCGCTACCGCGACTTCTGGCAGACCTACCACCGCATGATGGAGCGCCGCGGCGTGACCGTGCAGATGGCCAAGATCGAAATGCGCCGCCGCCTCACGCTGATTGCCGGCATGCTGCTGCACAAGGGCGATGTGGACGGGCTGATCTGCGGCACCTGGGGCACCACCGCCCACCACCTGGACTACCTGGACCAGGTGATTGGCAAGCGCGAGGGAGTATGCACCTACGCCTGCATGAATGGTCTGCTGCTGCCCGGACGTCAGGTGTTTCTGCTCGATACCCATGTGAACTACGACCCGACGGCGGAGCAGCTGGCTGAAATCACCACCATGGCGGCCGAGGAAATGGTGCGCTTTGGCATCAAACCCAAGGCGGCCTTGCTGTCGCACTCCAACTTTGGCTCGTCCAGCCAGCCCAGCGCCCTGAAAATGCGCCGCACGCTGGAACTGTTGCGCGACAAAGCACCCTGGCTGGAAGTCGACGGCGAAATGCACGGCGACATGGCGCTGGATGCCGATACCCGC
Coding sequences:
- a CDS encoding NADP-dependent malic enzyme — encoded protein: MPTPTAATPDNRDEKRAELRRAALEYHEFPTPGKLAIAATKQLTNQRDLALAYSPGVAAPCEEIVKDPNAAFKYTSRGNLVAVVTNGTAVLGLGDIGPLASKPVMEGKAVLFKKFAGVDVFDIEIDEKDPAKLVDIIAALEPTFGAINLEDIKAPDCFYVERELRKRMKIPVFHDDQHGTAITVGAAVLNALKVVGKDLKQVKLVTSGAGAAALACLGLLIKLGIPRENIYVTDLAGVVYEGRTELMDEDKIQFAQKTSARTLGEIIEGADIFLGLSAGGVLKKEMVKKMAAKPIILALANPNPEISPEDVKSVRDDAIMATGRTDYPNQVNNVLCFPYIFRGALDAGASTITIEMEIAAVHAIAELAQAEQSEVVAAAYVGEKLTFGPDYLIPKPFDPRLMMKIAPAVAKAAADSGVALRPIQDMTAYREKLQSFVYASGTVMKPIFASAKTAARKRVAYAEGEEERVLRACQIVVDENLARPTLIGRPAIIAQRIEKFGLRLKQDLDYDVVNVEQDHRYRDFWQTYHRMMERRGVTVQMAKIEMRRRLTLIAGMLLHKGDVDGLICGTWGTTAHHLDYLDQVIGKREGVCTYACMNGLLLPGRQVFLLDTHVNYDPTAEQLAEITTMAAEEMVRFGIKPKAALLSHSNFGSSSQPSALKMRRTLELLRDKAPWLEVDGEMHGDMALDADTRGVIMPNSTLTGEANLLVLPNIDAANIAYNLLKTAAGGNITIGPVLLGANKPMHILTPTATVRRIVNMTALTVADANAAR